A genomic window from Paenibacillus sp. FSL K6-0276 includes:
- a CDS encoding mechanosensitive ion channel domain-containing protein — MNFIKDQLAGYGVSEQMTGYLSNIIMVLFIALLSVLANLIAKKIVLKIIIHVISKDRYSWDNIVLEKKVFHKLSHLAPAFIIYYSASIFPLYQAFIEKSALTYMIIVTITVFDALLNAIDAIYRSFEVSKIRPIKGYIQVAKIILFIIGGIVVISNLIGQNPLIILSGLGALSAVLMLIFKDSILGLVAGVQLSSNDMVRVGDWIEMPKYNADGDVIDITLNTVKVMNFDKTITMIPSYALISDSFKNWRGMQVSGGRRIKRSVHIDTSSICFCTKEMMEEFQKIHYLTDFIKTRLNEINVYNIEHQINTESKVNGRHLTNVGVFREYIHEYLRNHPRIHKDMTLIVRQLAPEDNGLPLEIYAFSNDTNWVVYESVQADIFDHIFAVVPIFGLRVFQNPTGHDIAHLKESKEYSSGY; from the coding sequence ATGAATTTTATAAAAGATCAACTAGCAGGTTACGGTGTAAGCGAACAAATGACAGGTTATCTTTCGAATATAATCATGGTCTTATTTATAGCACTACTCTCTGTACTGGCCAATTTAATAGCCAAAAAAATCGTGTTGAAGATAATTATTCATGTCATTAGTAAGGATCGGTATTCGTGGGATAACATCGTTTTGGAGAAAAAAGTGTTTCACAAGCTGTCGCATCTCGCGCCAGCCTTTATCATCTATTATTCTGCGTCTATCTTTCCGCTATATCAGGCTTTTATTGAAAAATCCGCCTTAACTTATATGATTATCGTAACTATCACGGTGTTTGATGCACTACTTAATGCCATCGATGCTATTTATCGCTCGTTTGAGGTCTCCAAGATTAGACCGATCAAGGGGTACATTCAGGTTGCAAAGATTATTCTATTCATCATTGGCGGTATCGTGGTGATCTCGAACCTCATCGGTCAGAATCCTTTGATTATTCTCAGTGGTCTTGGTGCCTTATCGGCTGTTCTAATGCTAATCTTTAAGGACTCCATATTAGGCCTGGTGGCAGGTGTTCAATTATCATCTAATGATATGGTGCGTGTAGGTGACTGGATCGAAATGCCTAAATATAATGCGGATGGTGATGTAATTGACATTACATTGAATACGGTAAAAGTTATGAATTTCGATAAAACAATCACCATGATTCCTAGCTACGCCCTCATTTCAGACTCGTTCAAAAATTGGAGGGGCATGCAAGTATCTGGCGGCAGAAGGATTAAACGAAGCGTCCATATCGATACAAGCAGCATATGCTTTTGTACAAAAGAAATGATGGAGGAATTCCAGAAGATCCACTACCTTACCGATTTTATAAAGACAAGATTAAATGAAATTAACGTCTATAATATCGAACATCAAATCAATACGGAGAGTAAAGTAAACGGAAGACATCTCACGAATGTTGGTGTATTCAGAGAATATATCCATGAATATCTGAGGAATCATCCTAGAATTCATAAGGATATGACGCTGATTGTCAGACAGTTAGCGCCAGAGGATAATGGACTGCCCTTAGAAATCTACGCGTTTAGCAATGATACTAACTGGGTGGTGTATGAATCGGTTCAGGCTGATATCTTTGATCACATTTTTGCAGTTGTACCGATATTTGGGCTTCGTGTCTTCCAAAACCCAACGGGCCATGATATCGCTCACTTAAAAGAAAGCAAAGAGTATTCGTCAGGATACTGA
- a CDS encoding zinc-binding dehydrogenase: MKAIVHAGMNGLKSLTYEDVVDKQPSFGEVKVRLKTAGLNHRDLFLMADRTNEDAPLIMGSDGAGIIEAIGEGITSLTIGTDVIINPCIGWEITHDVPNVPAIVGGPSDGTFAESIIIPAQNAVRKPAYLSWEEAGVLPLSALTAYRALFTRGRLQQGEHILIPGIGGGVATYAMLMASAAGARVSVTSRSETKRQVALAHGADHAFDSHSDWKESMKGETVDLILDSIGPATFQQYFDIIKPNGRIVTFGASSGDRMEIAVRSIFYPQISIIGTSMGSSEEFIAMLEFMEHHSIRPIIDSVYPLQDTFQAFQRMQQGEQSGNIGIKIN; this comes from the coding sequence ATGAAAGCAATCGTACATGCTGGGATGAACGGCTTGAAGAGCTTGACATATGAAGACGTTGTTGACAAACAGCCAAGCTTCGGCGAAGTAAAAGTAAGGCTGAAAACCGCAGGATTAAATCATCGAGACTTATTTCTCATGGCGGATCGAACAAATGAGGATGCTCCCCTGATTATGGGTTCTGATGGCGCGGGTATAATTGAAGCAATAGGTGAAGGCATAACATCCCTTACAATAGGTACCGATGTAATCATTAATCCGTGTATCGGATGGGAAATCACCCACGATGTCCCGAACGTTCCGGCCATAGTTGGCGGCCCTTCAGATGGTACATTTGCCGAGTCTATCATCATCCCTGCGCAAAATGCCGTCCGCAAGCCAGCTTATTTGTCTTGGGAAGAAGCGGGCGTGTTGCCCTTGTCTGCCTTGACAGCCTATCGGGCTTTGTTCACAAGAGGTCGCTTACAGCAAGGTGAACATATCCTTATTCCAGGTATTGGTGGCGGTGTGGCCACTTATGCCATGCTTATGGCTTCAGCAGCGGGTGCACGAGTCAGTGTCACATCACGAAGTGAAACGAAAAGGCAAGTTGCTCTTGCACATGGGGCAGATCATGCCTTTGACAGTCATAGTGATTGGAAGGAAAGTATGAAAGGAGAAACAGTGGATCTCATCCTGGATAGTATCGGGCCAGCGACGTTCCAACAGTACTTTGATATCATTAAGCCAAATGGCCGTATCGTTACGTTTGGAGCAAGCTCAGGAGATCGAATGGAAATAGCAGTACGATCCATATTTTACCCCCAAATCAGTATCATCGGCACCTCAATGGGAAGCAGTGAAGAGTTTATTGCGATGCTTGAATTTATGGAACACCACTCGATACGCCCTATCATTGATAGTGTGTATCCTTTACAAGACACATTTCAAGCCTTTCAGCGAATGCAACAGGGGGAGCAGTCTGGGAATATTGGAATAAAAATTAATTGA
- a CDS encoding LysR family transcriptional regulator, producing the protein MESGDLRIFQAVARAGSITKAAQMLNYVQSNVTTRIQYLEAQLKTTLFRRSNRGMTLTSAGENLLEYADKILTLLDEAVKTTQYSDHPAGPLRIGSIEATAVIHLTPLLAEYQSRYPDVNLSLTTGVTHALLQKVLDYELDGAFVYGPVDDPDIEYIAAFEEELVLISEPGKNEMCELLMKPMLFFDVGCTHRAKAESFLRGTGLTTYQIMEFGTLAVILDGVSSGLGVSMLPRSSIAKAEEKGIIASHRLPEEYRDLQVWFVHRHDSIYSSALTRLIQLVETRQ; encoded by the coding sequence ATGGAAAGCGGAGATTTAAGAATATTTCAAGCTGTAGCTCGAGCGGGTAGCATAACCAAGGCTGCGCAAATGTTGAATTATGTACAGTCTAATGTGACGACTCGAATTCAGTATCTTGAGGCGCAGTTGAAAACAACCCTTTTTCGGAGATCCAATCGAGGAATGACGCTAACTTCGGCTGGCGAGAATTTACTGGAATATGCGGATAAAATACTGACTCTGTTGGACGAGGCTGTGAAAACTACACAATACTCGGATCATCCTGCAGGGCCTCTTCGGATAGGCTCCATTGAAGCGACAGCAGTCATTCATCTGACTCCTTTATTGGCCGAGTATCAATCACGATATCCAGATGTTAATTTATCGCTCACTACGGGTGTGACACATGCGCTCTTACAAAAGGTGTTGGATTACGAGCTTGATGGAGCGTTCGTCTATGGTCCTGTTGACGATCCAGATATAGAATATATCGCGGCTTTTGAAGAGGAGTTGGTGTTGATCTCTGAGCCGGGAAAAAACGAAATGTGTGAGTTACTCATGAAGCCGATGTTGTTCTTTGACGTTGGATGCACGCATCGGGCAAAAGCAGAGAGTTTTCTGAGAGGCACTGGCCTGACCACTTATCAAATTATGGAATTTGGTACATTAGCAGTTATTTTAGATGGAGTTTCTTCTGGACTCGGTGTGTCTATGCTGCCACGATCATCGATTGCCAAGGCGGAAGAAAAGGGCATAATCGCTTCCCACCGCTTGCCTGAAGAGTACCGAGATTTGCAGGTATGGTTTGTGCATAGACATGACTCGATTTACTCAAGCGCGTTGACAAGGTTAATACAATTAGTTGAAACTAGGCAATAA
- a CDS encoding NAD(P)/FAD-dependent oxidoreductase, whose translation MYEDQTSKHHELFIIGGGAAGLMAAVTARDQGIDTAIIEGNDRLGKKIITTGNGRCNITNESTATGTDEAVALSRKYHSNQSGFPIHVLQQFGVRQTIDFFSSLGLPLVSLEDGRMYPMSLQAASVPGVFRLALEDRNVPIYFKNKVLDITVSTEHPRFTIKCQTETEEQVVYTSEYLFLCAGGLTAPKTGTDGSGYTLVQRLGHTMIDPVPGIVQLKLDYPYLKELSGIKFEGQAHVIVNNEVIRSEYGEILFTDYGISGPPILQLSRKAAYNLGRGELVTLSVDLMPDRTEEEVIDFLEIHWGIFGHRTVADSLIGIVSKKLIPVLLKEAGIDQQLHLLCQDLSWKTKKIFYRILKRWEFKVTDTNSFTNAQTTAGGIDTTELIEGTLESKLVPGLYLAGEVMDVDGDCGGYNLQWAWSSGYAAAMALANRRASTT comes from the coding sequence ATGTATGAGGATCAGACTTCTAAGCACCACGAACTGTTCATTATCGGTGGAGGTGCTGCAGGTCTAATGGCTGCAGTTACAGCAAGGGACCAAGGTATTGATACAGCAATTATTGAAGGCAATGACCGGCTTGGGAAGAAAATAATAACGACGGGTAATGGGCGTTGCAACATTACGAACGAATCCACGGCGACCGGTACGGATGAAGCGGTCGCTTTATCGCGCAAGTATCACAGCAATCAGTCAGGATTTCCAATACATGTACTGCAGCAATTTGGTGTCCGTCAAACTATCGATTTTTTCTCCTCGCTCGGGCTTCCTCTTGTAAGCTTGGAGGATGGTCGGATGTATCCGATGTCGTTGCAAGCTGCTTCTGTACCGGGTGTTTTTCGGCTTGCGCTGGAGGACCGGAATGTTCCGATCTATTTCAAGAATAAAGTGTTGGATATTACCGTTTCGACGGAACATCCGCGCTTTACGATAAAATGTCAAACGGAGACAGAGGAACAGGTTGTGTATACCAGCGAATACCTTTTTCTATGTGCAGGTGGCCTTACCGCTCCGAAAACGGGAACGGATGGATCCGGTTATACGCTTGTCCAACGTCTGGGGCACACTATGATCGATCCAGTGCCAGGTATTGTACAATTGAAGCTGGATTATCCGTATTTGAAGGAACTATCCGGCATCAAATTCGAGGGACAGGCCCATGTTATAGTAAACAATGAAGTCATCCGCAGTGAGTATGGCGAAATTCTTTTTACGGACTATGGCATCTCGGGCCCGCCAATCCTCCAGCTAAGCAGAAAGGCTGCGTATAATCTCGGAAGAGGAGAATTAGTTACACTGTCGGTTGATTTGATGCCGGACCGCACGGAGGAAGAGGTAATTGATTTTCTGGAAATACACTGGGGGATCTTCGGACACCGGACGGTTGCTGATTCCCTTATTGGCATCGTCAGCAAGAAGTTGATTCCGGTTCTGCTGAAGGAGGCTGGAATTGATCAACAGCTGCATCTGCTTTGTCAGGATCTATCGTGGAAAACCAAGAAAATATTCTATCGAATCTTGAAGCGTTGGGAATTTAAAGTGACCGATACCAATAGCTTCACTAATGCACAAACAACAGCCGGTGGCATCGATACGACTGAGCTAATCGAAGGAACGCTAGAATCTAAGCTAGTGCCTGGGCTGTATTTGGCAGGTGAAGTGATGGATGTCGATGGAGATTGCGGCGGCTATAACCTGCAATGGGCCTGGAGCTCCGGCTATGCCGCCGCGATGGCGCTTGCTAATCGACGTGCTAGCACCACGTAA
- a CDS encoding Crp/Fnr family transcriptional regulator, with translation MNPQLLRDFPFFEHLDDEYLAEIAKLCSERIYIKGESIFFEGEEGEELYLVISGVVQIYQDNHSRDVILSIFREGDFFGEMALLQNERARSASARTIEKSTLCILKKRDFIPLLKSNPEILIGILETALDRLRDANKLITDLTVLDVRTRIARVLLRLTEQHGVSSDEGVLIDLKLTHQHLADMTGTARETVTKSLLELQNEQLIRIDQRKILVCNIDRLRNILDVI, from the coding sequence ATGAACCCACAACTGTTACGAGATTTCCCGTTCTTCGAACATCTGGACGATGAATATTTAGCTGAAATTGCCAAGTTATGTAGTGAGCGTATTTATATAAAAGGAGAGTCCATCTTTTTTGAAGGTGAAGAGGGAGAGGAACTCTATCTGGTTATATCTGGAGTTGTTCAAATCTATCAAGATAACCACTCTAGGGATGTAATCCTTTCTATTTTTAGAGAAGGTGATTTCTTTGGAGAGATGGCTTTGTTGCAAAATGAAAGAGCACGCTCTGCTTCTGCAAGGACCATTGAGAAGTCCACCTTATGTATTCTGAAAAAACGCGATTTCATTCCCTTATTAAAAAGTAATCCGGAAATACTGATTGGCATTTTGGAAACAGCCTTAGATCGTCTACGTGATGCCAATAAATTAATAACGGACTTGACCGTTCTCGATGTGCGTACGCGTATTGCTCGCGTGTTGTTACGTCTAACAGAACAGCATGGAGTGTCCTCTGATGAAGGCGTTTTAATCGATTTGAAACTAACGCATCAACACCTGGCAGATATGACAGGAACGGCGCGCGAGACCGTGACAAAATCATTGCTTGAATTACAGAATGAGCAGTTGATACGTATTGATCAGAGGAAAATACTCGTGTGTA